ATGATAAGAACAGCACAAGCTAAGAGAGATTATTATTTAAAATCTGAAGGTGGGAAAATGATAAATCTAGATTTGTCTAAATTAGAATTGGCTTATGTAGGTTCATCAAGTCCTTCAGATCAAAAAGTATGTGAAAAGTTATATAAAGAAGCAAAAGATTTAGATGAATTTAATAAAAATTGGAGGGAATATAAAAATGTATAAAAAAAATAATAAAGAACATTTTTATAAAATGATAGCAATTTTTTCTATATTATTTGTTGTTTTTTATTATTTAAAAGACAATTATATATATAATATGACTCCATCTATTCCAATAGGATTTTATAAAATTGAAAAAATTTCTAATCAAAATGACATAAAAGTAGGAGATATTATAGTTTTTAATATCTCCTTATCTGATAAGGCTTTTTTAATTGAAAGAGGATATATTTCAAAAAGGACAAAAGCTTTAATGAAAAAAATTTCAGCAAAAGAAGGAGATATTGTTGAAGTTGATAATTTTTTAAAAATAAATGGAAAAATTATCAAAAAATTAAAAGATAAAGATATAATGGGTAAAAATTTACCTTTAAAAAAAGGTAAATTTCAATTAAAAGAAGGAGAATATTTTTTAATAGGAGATAGTTCTAATTCTTTTGATTCATGTTACCTTGGTATAATTAAAGACTCGCAATTTCTTTTTAAAGTGAAACAAAAGTAAATGGGGGATATATGAAAACAAAAGAGAAGAAAAAACAATTTGTAGCTAATCTTTTTCAAAACTATGCTTTTAGGATTATATTTGATGATCCTAAATTATCTGATGTAAAAAAAATCTTTATTTCTAAAAAATTGTTTAAAGGAATAAAGAATAATGGGAAAATAATAATTTATTTTTTTTCCCATAAAAAAGTAGAACTAGATATTGATAAAATTAAATCTAATAAAATTTTAATAAATTTAGGAGGAAGAAAATAATGATAAAAAAAATTATGTATTTTTTATTAGCAGTAAATTCACTATTAATAGCTGAAGATACAGTGCTAGTTCCAATAGGAAATGATAAATATGAAAGAGTACCAATATCAGATATTATTATTGCTGAAGAATTATTAGATTCAATACAATCAACTGAAGAACCTAAGATACCAATATATACAAAAGATAATATTGTAATAGCTAAAGATCAATTTAGTTTAAAAGATATTTTAGATATATCATTAACTTATCAAGAAAAAATTTTTGATAGAAAAAGCTTAGAAAATAATAAAAATTATTATCAAAATAGGGTAGCTGATATATTTTTAGATAATTCAAAAATTAAAAAAAGTGTTTATCAAGATGAATATTCTCTTGCTTTGAGTTTATTTAATTATTCAAATGAATATGAAAAAGATAATAAAAAAATGAAAAATAAAGGTATAAGTATTGGAACTCAATATGGTTTAACTGATAATTGGAATTTAAATTTCACTATTGGATATATGGATTCAAAAATAAAAACAAAATCTAAAGATTTATATAGTGGAGTAGATTTAAACTATAATTCTCGTTCAGTAGCTGATGAAACAGAATATAGTTATGGAGTAAAATTAGGATATTTAAATAGTGATTCAATAAAAGAATACAAGGTAAATGATATGTTTATAGGCTTATTATATTATAATATGAATATTCCATTAACAACAGATTTATCAAGTCAAATTGGGTATGAAACATCTATCATTTCAAATAAATTAAATCTTGGATTGAATCAAAATATATGGATTAATAATGATATTGAGTTGAATATAATTTTAGATGGTAATTATGTTTTTGGATATAAAGATAGAGATAAAAAAATATACACACATTTAGATGAAGATAAGATAAATTTAAATATTAAAACAAAAATAAAATATAAAAATTTAGAAATAACACCAAAATATGAATTAATAAATAACAATATAGGTTTAAGTTTTAAATATTGTTTCTAAAAAAGCATAAAAAGAGAGTATTTATACTCTTTTTTTTATAATTTTAATAAATGTCCGATAATTATATTATAAAAAATAAGTACTTTTAATAAGAAATTTTTTTAGTTTTTGAGTAATTGTATAGTCTGTCTATTATATATATTTGAATAATTGAATAAATAAATATAGTAATAATTTTTATAGAAAAACAAATTAAAGAAATATATATAAATTTATTATTGTTTGGTATCTTTATAAATAATCCAATAAAAAAAATAAATAAAGAAATAGTACCTAAAATAGCAAATATCATTCCTATTAATATTCCTACTATAAGAAATATTTTGTTAAATATATTTAAAATAATACAAATTAACCACAATAATCTTTTCATTTATTCCTTCTCCTTTAAGTGAAAGAGTAATACAATTAGTATTACTCTTTCATTTCTTTTAATTTTTCTAAAAATGTTAACTTTTCTTTCTTTTTCTTCCTCTTTCTTATATATCTTCTATTTCAAATTTTTTTAAAATTAGATGATTATTGTAATCATCTAATGGATCTAAGTTTTCATATTCAAGTCTAATTTGAAAATTAGTTAATACAAAAACTCTTTCTTTTACTGAAATATCAATTATATTATTAATATTCTCTAATTTTTCTTCTAAAAATTCTTCTACATCTTCTTGTTCCATTCCAATGTAGTTGTTTAATATTATATTTAGTTTTGTTAAATTTTCCATTTCAAATCTCCTTTATATAAGTGGGAATTAAATCCCACTTATTATAATTTGTTAGGATTCATAATTTATCTATAATATCTATATCCTAACCCCAAAATAGATATTATATTTTCTCTTTATTAAATAAAGGTATGTATATACTTAGCATTTGTTCTAATAACATTAATAATCATTCCTCTTTAAAATTATTAATACGATTAGTACTAAGTATCACTAATTATTTTGTAATCTATCGTTTATTCTCCTAATCCCACCTGTAATTTTATAATGATATTTATGGGATAATTGCTCCCATTTTCTTAAAAGTCTTTGCACTCTATTATATTTATCTTTTTTAATAGAGTATTTTATAACTTTATTAAATTCATCATAAGATAAATTTATTAATTCATTTTTTAGTTCAAAAAAATAATATCCCAAATAATTTCTGTTTTTACTTATTAAAAGTAAAACTTCTTTTTCTATTTCTCCTCTTTCATTTTTGTGAACTTTTTTTGAAAGTTCTTTATATTTAATTGAATCATATCCGTCTGCATTTACTCCTGTGTAGTAATAATATGCAGTAGGAGATATAGAAAGAACTCTCCCATCTTTTCTTGGAAGTGGAATCCCATTTTTTACACAATTATTACTCCACTTCTTTTCTAAGCAAATTCTTTGATTAAGTTCTTTCATTTTACCTCCAAATTATATTTTAAATATTAAACCTATTATTCCAAGAATAGTAGTAAAAATAAAAAGAATAAATATTATTATTTTATCTTTTTTATTTTTTAATTCTATCTTATTAAGTATTTTACTTTTTTGATAAACATTATTTGAAATATTTTCTTCTATAATTTTACCTTTAGTAAATGATGAAGGTGTAATTATAGGTGGTGCTTTTAAATCTGAATTTAAAGTTATTTCTGAGTTTAAATTCGGATAATTTAAAACTTTAATTACTAAATACAATAATAATAAAATTGCAATTATTCTAAAAACCAAATCTTTCTCCTCCTTTCTATTTTTTATTTATGGAAATATCCAAAACTTTCAAGCCTTGAAATCCACATTCCTCGTGGAATCCCTACAAGCCATACTTGCTCCTCTTCATTCCAAGAAGCACATAGTCCGTTGATACCGTCTGCTCCGTCTTGGTATCGAGCAAACATTTTATCTTTGATGATACAAATTCCGTCGTACCCATCTGTATCATTTCCATTATACATTATACTATACCCTATGATTAACTTATGAAGGCTGTTCCAAACCTTCTGATTGAAGAGGATAGCTATATCCTCTAAATTTTTATATTTCTTTTCCATGATTTCTCCTATTTCCTTCTTTTTTTGTTGCCCATGCTATTTCTTCAGCAAAATTAATAATTTTTGTAATAACCATATTTTTTATATGTATTACTACTTCTTTATCATCAAATTTTGCTAAATAAAATTTTTCATTTTCTTGAGGTTCTATTTCCTGTTTATTTAATTTAAAATAGCTACTTAATTCTATCCAGTTTTCCATTTTTTCTCCTTTTTATTCCTTTTCTTTTTTTTTATATTTCTTCTACATCAAAATTTCTAAAGCTTTCTATTTTTTTATCTCTGTATGCAAATTTTGGATCTAGAGCTTCATAGTATCTTTTTTTACACTCCCCAGTCATGTTGTCATATTCTTCTACCACTTTAGCCATGTAGTAGATGGCATATCCATTATATGACCAATCACCAAATTTATTGCTATTACTTATTACATATCCTACAACTCTTTTCATATTTATGACCCCCTAGATTTATTTTTATATAATAATTATAGCATAATTATTATATTTTCAAACTTTTATTTCTTCTTCAAATATCTGATTTTCAGGTGGACAAAGAAAAAAATCTTTTGTCTTTAGCTTTTTTCTCTAATATAATAGCTCCTTTCAATCTATTAATTTTTTATTTTGTTTTTAATGTTCTTTTTTTTATATCAGGTTTTCAGTATGGACAAGCATTAAAAAATCATATTCGCAAAGAATTTTTACAAGACTTTTTTTAAATTTATGGAAGAATGGAATAAATTTAAAAAAACTTGCATTGGTCTTGTAAAAAATTCAGAATATGATTAAATGCTGATGTACATACAACCTGATATAAATGGAACATTTAAAATATTAAAATTTTATGATTGGAGCTATTATAAAGAAAAAGAGAGAAAAAAGCTTTTTTTAGTCCACTTGAGGACTAAAAATAATAAAATAAATTGATTTATCAATTTATACCTTTTTAAAATTGATTTTAAAAGCTTTCAAATTTAAAACAAATATTGATCTATATTTAAAATTTAATAAAAAATTAATATTAATATTGACGTGTCGTCAAAAACATAGTATAATAAATTTAAAAAACGGGTTGTCACATCAAAAAAATATAACAACTCGTCATATTAGGAGGAATAGAACTATGGAATTAAGAAAGCTTAAAATTTCTTATATAAAATCAGGAAGTGGAAGTTGGAATACAAGGTTAAATATTCCAATTTCTTGGATAAAAGAACTTGAAATCTCACAAGATGATAGAGAAGTTTTTGTCTATAAAATAAATGATAAAATTATTATCTCTAAAAAATTATTAAAGTGGAATACTTTAGAGGTTGGTGAGATTATAAAAACAGAGATAGTAAAAATAATTAATCAAAAAGAGTATATTAATTCTAAAGAAATTTCAGAAATTTATATGAATATTATGAACTGTTACAAGTTCAATAGTGAAAGAGATAAAAAAAATCAATATTTTAATTTACATTCTAAAGTTCAAGAGTTTTTAGAAAAAAAATATAATTTAGTTCTAAACAATGATGAAGAATATTTTTTTGATAAAAAATATGAATTTAAAAAAGTTGATGAACTTAAAACATTTTTTGATATATAATATTCAAATATCCATAAAAGTATACTTTTATAGATTTGAAGATTTTCACTAAAAACCTTAATTTTTTTAGTCTTTTTTAGTCCGTAAATATAATTTTATGTAATTTTACTTTTATAGACTTAAAGTAGATTTTTTTATATAAAAATGTTATAATATAATAAAAAGTTTTATGAGGTATAAAAAAATGAAATTTTGGAAATGCAAAAAAAGTTTTTTTACAAAATTAGAAAAAAAGATTGATAATTGGAATTATGAAAGAGAAGCATTTTTTAAATTGTTAATAGTTATTATAACAATACTTATATACAATATTTATAATACAATAAGTGAGATTCCTTTAGAACGAAAAGAAAAAATTAGTTTAGAGAAACAAAAAAAAATATTGAATAATATTGGTTAGGTAAATAATATGAAATATGGTTATATTCGTGTATCAACAAGACAACAAGATGAAACACGTCAACTGGTGGCTCTTATTAATAATGGAATTTTAAAAGAGAATATTTTTATAGATAAAAGTACAGGAACTACTTTTATAGGAAGAACAGCTTGGGAAAAACTTCTCGCTAAAGTTGTAATAGGAGATATAATTGTAATAAAAGAACTTGATAGACTTGGTAGAAATAATAATGAAATCAAAAATAATTTTGAACATTTAAACAAAAAAGGTGTGTTTCTTGAATTTTTAGAACAACCTTTACTAAATACTTATGGAATGAGTAAATTAGAAAGAGAACTATTACAACCTCTTGTTCTTCATCTTCTTGGTTATTTTGCTGAAAAGGAAAATGAAAAAAGAAACACTAGACAAAGTGAAGCTTATGCTAGTTTACCTCGTGATGATAAAGGAAGAATGTTATCAAAAAAAACAGGTCGTCCTGTTGGAAGAAAAAATGCTTTAGATAATTTAACATCAGAACAAAGAAGAGCGATTGAATTATTTTCTAATTCTCAAATATCTTTAGAAGAAAGTATAAAACTTTCTAATCTAAAGAGAAGTACTATTTTTAAAATAAAAAAAATTTTATTTCCTAATTCTATTCGGAGAAAAATATTAACTAAAGATATTGAAAATAATATCCAGTTATGGATAAATAAAAAAATTTCTTTAGAAGAAGCAAAAAAAAGAACAGGTTATAGCCGTTCTTATTTATATAATATTAAAAAGAACATAAATGTTAAAAAGGAGATAATATGAATATTAAAGATAAAATGTCAGATGATTATATAAAGGATATGTTAGTTAGAATGGCACATCACTCTACAGCTATTGAAGGAAATACTCTTACATTAGCTGAAACAGTATCAATTTTAATCAATAATTATATTCCTAGAGAAATGTCTGAAAAAGATTATGATGAGATTAAAAACTATAAAATGATTTTACCTATTTTATTAAATTCTAGTACACAAGAACTTAATACAGGACTAATAAAAGAATATAATAAAATAATAATGACAAATTTAAGAAATGATGCAGGGCAATATAAAAAAATAGAAAATATAATATTAGGAGCCGAATTTGAAACTACAAAGCCATATCAAGTACCATATGTAATGCAAGAATGGTGTGATAATTATAATTTTAGAATGAAAATTGCTAAATCAGATGAAGAAAAAGTTGAAATTATTTTAGATCAACATATAAAATTTGAAAGAATACACCCTTTTGGAGATGGAAATGGAAGAACAGGTAGATTGTTAATAATAGATTCTTGTTTAAGAGAAAACCTAGCTCCTATTATAATTCCTAAGGCTGAAAAAAGTAAATATATAAATTTTTTGGCAAATGAAGATGTAAAAAATTTCACTAAATGGGCTTTAGAACTTCAAGAAAAAGAACTAAAAAGAATTAAAATATTTCAAAATACTTTATTAAAAGATGACCTATCAAATAAAAAAAGAGAAATAAGATCGCAAACTAGAAATAGATCAAACGAAAGATAAAAAATTAAAAAATAAAGCAAAATGAATTAAAAGAATTATAAGTAATAAAAAAGTTTG
The genomic region above belongs to Fusobacterium sp. SYSU M8D902 and contains:
- a CDS encoding S26 family signal peptidase, which encodes MIAIFSILFVVFYYLKDNYIYNMTPSIPIGFYKIEKISNQNDIKVGDIIVFNISLSDKAFLIERGYISKRTKALMKKISAKEGDIVEVDNFLKINGKIIKKLKDKDIMGKNLPLKKGKFQLKEGEYFLIGDSSNSFDSCYLGIIKDSQFLFKVKQK
- a CDS encoding recombinase family protein → MKYGYIRVSTRQQDETRQLVALINNGILKENIFIDKSTGTTFIGRTAWEKLLAKVVIGDIIVIKELDRLGRNNNEIKNNFEHLNKKGVFLEFLEQPLLNTYGMSKLERELLQPLVLHLLGYFAEKENEKRNTRQSEAYASLPRDDKGRMLSKKTGRPVGRKNALDNLTSEQRRAIELFSNSQISLEESIKLSNLKRSTIFKIKKILFPNSIRRKILTKDIENNIQLWINKKISLEEAKKRTGYSRSYLYNIKKNINVKKEII
- a CDS encoding Fic family protein — encoded protein: MNIKDKMSDDYIKDMLVRMAHHSTAIEGNTLTLAETVSILINNYIPREMSEKDYDEIKNYKMILPILLNSSTQELNTGLIKEYNKIIMTNLRNDAGQYKKIENIILGAEFETTKPYQVPYVMQEWCDNYNFRMKIAKSDEEKVEIILDQHIKFERIHPFGDGNGRTGRLLIIDSCLRENLAPIIIPKAEKSKYINFLANEDVKNFTKWALELQEKELKRIKIFQNTLLKDDLSNKKREIRSQTRNRSNER